A stretch of the Poseidonibacter parvus genome encodes the following:
- a CDS encoding TonB-dependent receptor, whose amino-acid sequence MKIKNLTLSAIASLTLLTPFAYAEDITLDSITVTSDFRDANLDKTSKAISVLSEDKIADKAHESLESVIGQVPNVNFTSGASRAHYVQIRGIGQRSQFKSPKNPSVGLVLDGIDVSESALALTMFDVNQIEVLKGPQGTTFGSNGMAGIVSLQSNKPTEDFEGHIETTIGNYNTKAAGIALGGSLIENKLLGRLSVYKNTSDGFMENKYLGRKDTQNIDEVALKSQLTYLANDDHKVDINFAHVNVDNGYDAFTYDNSYNTYSGNPGTDSQETNAIGLKSTYKINRKMHLISKASFSKSNSEYSYDEDWSYDAVSSYIAEDKYFRKREKTDVDLRLVSDEEGRIFNNSTDWTFGTYYKKQSEDLRQNYTYFASDYTNNFDSENLAIYGQLDSDITNKLTLTTGLRVENWKAELKDSDSLNKETDEVLIGGKIGLSYQENENNLYYATLSKGYKPGGANSEYTLSQERKTFNTEHLWNLDIGKSFSNFENKLKTRVNFFYGLRKDQQVDNSYYGTKWIEWISNSKSGSYYGVEAQTNYYADNTLHLFASLGLLKSKLDEYESTDVNDGRTPAQSPLYQYNVGFDYMITDDIQIKSDIEGKDSYYFSNSHNQKSKSYALLNASLSYFVSDWTVTLWGKNLTNKSYQTRGFYFDGQGNGDELYTQQGNPRTFGFTARYDF is encoded by the coding sequence TTGAAAATTAAAAATTTAACGCTATCTGCGATAGCTTCATTAACATTACTAACTCCTTTTGCATATGCAGAAGACATCACGCTAGATTCAATTACTGTTACATCTGATTTTAGAGATGCAAATCTAGATAAAACTAGTAAAGCAATTAGCGTATTATCAGAAGATAAAATAGCTGACAAAGCTCATGAATCTCTAGAAAGTGTTATAGGTCAAGTACCAAATGTAAACTTTACTTCAGGTGCTTCAAGAGCTCACTATGTACAAATCCGTGGGATTGGACAAAGAAGTCAATTCAAATCTCCTAAAAACCCTTCAGTTGGTTTAGTTTTAGATGGTATTGATGTATCTGAATCTGCACTTGCACTTACTATGTTTGATGTTAATCAAATAGAAGTGTTAAAAGGACCTCAAGGTACAACATTTGGTTCAAATGGTATGGCTGGAATTGTTAGTTTACAAAGTAATAAACCAACAGAAGATTTTGAAGGCCATATTGAAACTACAATTGGAAACTATAACACAAAAGCTGCAGGTATTGCACTAGGTGGAAGTTTAATAGAAAATAAATTATTAGGTAGACTTTCAGTTTATAAGAATACTAGCGATGGCTTTATGGAAAATAAGTACTTAGGTAGAAAAGACACTCAAAATATTGATGAAGTTGCACTTAAATCACAATTAACTTATTTAGCAAATGATGATCACAAAGTAGATATAAATTTTGCTCATGTTAATGTAGATAATGGATATGATGCTTTTACTTATGATAACTCTTATAATACTTATTCAGGTAATCCAGGAACAGATTCTCAAGAAACAAATGCGATTGGACTTAAATCTACATATAAAATTAACAGAAAAATGCATTTAATTAGCAAAGCTTCTTTTTCAAAATCTAATAGTGAATATTCTTATGATGAAGATTGGTCTTATGATGCTGTATCTTCTTATATCGCAGAAGATAAATATTTTAGAAAAAGAGAAAAAACAGATGTTGATTTAAGATTAGTATCTGACGAAGAAGGTCGAATTTTCAATAATAGTACAGATTGGACTTTTGGAACATATTATAAAAAACAAAGTGAAGACTTAAGACAAAACTATACTTATTTTGCTTCAGATTATACGAATAATTTTGATTCAGAAAACTTAGCTATTTATGGACAGTTAGATTCTGATATTACAAATAAACTTACATTAACAACAGGGTTAAGAGTTGAAAACTGGAAAGCTGAACTTAAAGATTCAGATTCGTTAAATAAAGAGACAGATGAAGTACTAATAGGTGGAAAGATTGGATTAAGTTACCAAGAGAATGAAAATAATTTATATTATGCAACACTTTCAAAAGGTTATAAACCTGGAGGAGCAAATTCAGAATATACATTAAGTCAAGAACGAAAAACATTTAATACTGAGCATTTATGGAACTTAGACATAGGTAAAAGTTTTTCTAATTTTGAAAATAAATTAAAAACTAGAGTAAACTTTTTTTATGGCTTAAGAAAAGACCAACAAGTTGATAATTCATATTATGGAACTAAATGGATAGAATGGATATCAAATAGTAAATCAGGTAGTTATTATGGAGTAGAAGCTCAAACAAACTATTATGCAGATAATACTTTACACTTATTTGCTTCACTAGGATTACTTAAATCAAAACTTGATGAATATGAAAGTACTGATGTTAATGATGGAAGAACACCTGCACAATCTCCACTTTATCAATATAATGTAGGTTTCGACTACATGATTACTGATGATATTCAAATTAAATCAGATATAGAGGGTAAAGATTCATATTATTTCTCAAATAGTCATAATCAAAAATCAAAATCTTATGCACTTTTAAATGCAAGTCTTTCATATTTTGTAAGTGATTGGACAGTTACTTTATGGGGTAAAAATCTTACAAATAAATCTTATCAAACTAGAGGATTTTATTTTGATGGACAAGGTAATGGTGATGAACTTTATACACAACAAGGAAATCCAAGAACATTTGGATTTACAGCGAGGTATGACTTCTAA